A single region of the Malaclemys terrapin pileata isolate rMalTer1 chromosome 2, rMalTer1.hap1, whole genome shotgun sequence genome encodes:
- the LOC128830798 gene encoding mitogen-activated protein kinase kinase kinase 3-like isoform X3, protein MDDEEALNSIMKDLAALGKCGGLLDSNRNKTTVYSNKQLLIPLKSQEDLDRAVEHLDLSPSLKSLRVFVKAPRKANFLQPNNSKQHEMRISKSTGDIMGSLYKDAERTRKYSTGSLHTGRSSPPPGSVPEEQQQIARQGSYTSINSEGEFIPEIMDQNMLEPFISPDESLSGSCQSLDRSIDSPPFTQTPVPRRKSQPKDSLDCLDFDIPFCERFGKGGTFPRQYHLSQSRKDYSDGRRTFPRSYVPQENRFQLVPSSRTKSFNGDSKLLTLQYEAHRTKWWIDCDKGLQVFSTSPSKSRNSLQAPVNWRLGKLLGRGAFGEVYLCYDADTGRELSVKQVPFDPDSQETSKEVNALECEIQLLKTLRHDRIVQYYGCLRDPEERKLSIFVEYMPGGSIKDQLKAYGALTENVTRKYTRQILQGVFYLHSNMIVHRDIKGANILRDSAGNVKLGDFGASKRIQTICMSGTGIKSVTGTPYWMSPEVISGEGYGRKADVWSVGCTVVEMLTEKPPWAEFEAMAAIFKIATQPTKPQLPDGVSDSCRNFLKQIFVEEKRRPTAEDLLRHSFMNCSL, encoded by the exons ctcctgatcccactgaaatccCAGGAAGACTTGGACCGAGCGGTGGAGCACTTGGACCTTAGCCCTTCTCTGAAGAGTCTGAGGGTGTTTGTGAAGGCTCCAAGGAAAGCGAAC TTCCTCCAGCCCAACAACAGTAAGCAGCATGAGATGAGAATATCCAAGTCCACGGGCGACATTATGGGGTCCCTGTATAAAGATGCTGAGAGGACGCGGAAGTATTCAACAG GTTCCCTGCACACGGGCCGGAGTTCTCCACCCCCGGGGAGCGTTCCTGAAGAACAGCAGCAGATCGCTCGGCAGGGCTCCTACACCAGTATTAACAGTGAAGGGGAGTTCATCCCTGAGATTATGGACCAGAAT ATGCTTGAACCTTTCATCAGTCCTGATGAGTCACTCTCTGGGAGCTGCCAGTCCCTGGACAGATCTATAGACAG CCCGCCCTTTACCCAAACCCCTGTTCCCAGAAGGAAGAGCCAACCCAAAGACAGTCTTGATTGCCTGG ATTTCGATATCCCGTTTTGTGAGCGATTCGGGAAAGGTGGGACCTTCCCCAGACAATATCACCTTTCCCAGAGCCGCAAGGACTATAGCGATG GACGAAGGACTTTCCCAAGGAGTTACGTCCCTCAGGAGAATCGGTTTcagcttgtcccttccagcaGAACAAAGAGCTTCAACGGGGACAGCAAGCTCCTCACCTTACAGTACGAGGCGCACAGGACCAAATGGTGGATCGACTGTGACAAGGGACTGCAGGTTTTCAGCACGTCCCCCAGCAAGTCCAGAAACT CCCTGCAGGCGCCAGTGAACTGGAGGTTGGGGAAGCTCCTCGGCAGAGGGGCCTTCGGAGAGGTTTATCTCTGCTACGACGCAGACACTGGCAGGGAGCTGTCAGTGAAGCAGGTGCCCTTTGACCCAGACAGTCAAGAGACCAGCAAG GAGGTAAATGCCTTAGAATGTGAGATCCAGCTGTTGAAGACCCTTCGCCATGACAGGATAGTCCAGTATTATGGTTGCTTGCGGGACCCGGAAGAGAGGAAGTTGTCTATCTTTGTGGAATACATGCCAGGG GGTTCCATAAAGGACCAATTGAAAGCATATGGTGCTCTGACCGAGAACGTCACCCGGAAGTACACCAGGCAGATTCTGCAGGGAGTCTTCTACTTACACAGCAATATGATTGTCCACAGGGATATTAAAG GTGCCAACATTTTGCGAGATTCTGCTGGAAATGTGAAACTAGGAGATTTTGGTGCCAGCAAACGCATCCAGACCATTTGCATGTCTGGAACGGGAATTAAATCGGTCACCGGAACGCCGTACTGGATGAGCCCAGAGGTGATCAGTGGAGAAGGCTATGGAAGGAAAGCTGACGTGTG GAGCGTGGGATGCACTGTGGTGGAGATGTTAACAGAAAAGCCACCCTGGGCAGAATTTGAAGCCATGGCGGCCATTTTCAAAATCGCCACCCAGCCAaccaagccccagctcccagacgGCGTCTCGGACTCCTGCCGCAATTTCCTCAAGCAGATCTTTGTGGAGGAGAAGCGGAGGCCCACAGCAGAGGACCTACTGAGACATTCATTCATGAACTGCAGCCTCTAG